From Calothrix sp. PCC 6303, a single genomic window includes:
- the dnaK gene encoding molecular chaperone DnaK produces MGKVIGIDLGTTNSCVAVLEGGQPIVIANSEGGRTTPSIVGFGKGGERLVGQLAKRQAVTNAENTIFSIKRFIGRRWEDTQAERDRVPYESVKGRDDTVDVQIRGRNYTPQEISAMVLQKLKQDAENFLGEPVTQAVITVPAYFTDAQRQATKDAGTIAGMEVLRIINEPTAAALAFGLDKQDQEQLILVFDLGGGTFDVSILQLGDGVFEVKATCGNNHLGGDDFDNAIVEWMIETFRQQESIDLVTDKMALQRLREAAEKAKIELSTMGSTSINLPFITADTTGPKHLEMELSRSKFEEVASSLITAIVEPMAQALKDADLKPEDIDKIILVGGSTRIPAVQNALIKFFKGKAPDRSINPDEAVALGAAIQAGVLGGEVDNLLLLDVTPLSLGIETLGEVFTKIIERNTTIPTSKSQVFSTAIDGQTSVEIHVLQGERAMARDNKSLGKFLLTGIPPAARGVPQIEVAFEIDVNGILQVSAQDKGTGREQSVRITNTGGLSLNEVEKMRQEAEKFAEEDKKRIELVGLRNQADNLLLSYDSTLRDNANLIGEQIKLQADEKASALKAVMGDTHISVIEFQQHLDNFQQTLFSIGAEVYNRANTQPGEVIDFSSSSLNSEIGEINHPSIPAQFNFDFEEEGSLQGDYEVID; encoded by the coding sequence ATGGGAAAAGTTATTGGAATTGACTTGGGCACTACCAATAGTTGCGTCGCAGTTTTGGAAGGTGGTCAACCAATTGTGATCGCCAACTCCGAAGGTGGTAGAACAACTCCAAGTATTGTTGGGTTTGGTAAAGGTGGTGAGCGCTTGGTGGGACAGTTGGCAAAACGCCAAGCTGTAACAAATGCCGAAAACACTATTTTTAGTATCAAAAGATTTATTGGTCGCCGCTGGGAAGACACTCAAGCCGAACGCGATCGCGTACCATATGAATCGGTTAAGGGTCGTGATGATACCGTAGATGTGCAAATTCGTGGACGGAATTACACCCCCCAAGAAATTTCGGCAATGGTACTGCAAAAGCTCAAACAGGATGCTGAAAATTTCCTTGGCGAACCTGTTACCCAAGCCGTAATTACCGTACCTGCCTATTTTACCGATGCCCAACGCCAAGCAACTAAGGATGCTGGCACCATTGCGGGGATGGAAGTTCTGCGAATCATCAATGAACCTACAGCCGCAGCTTTGGCATTTGGTTTAGATAAACAGGATCAAGAACAACTAATTCTCGTTTTTGACCTTGGTGGTGGTACATTCGACGTGTCCATTCTCCAATTGGGTGATGGCGTATTTGAAGTTAAAGCCACCTGTGGTAACAACCACTTAGGTGGAGATGATTTCGATAATGCCATCGTGGAATGGATGATTGAAACTTTCCGTCAACAGGAAAGTATTGATTTAGTTACCGATAAAATGGCATTGCAACGTCTGCGGGAAGCAGCTGAAAAAGCCAAAATTGAACTTTCTACCATGGGTAGTACCTCCATAAATCTGCCCTTTATCACAGCAGATACCACAGGTCCCAAACACCTGGAAATGGAGTTAAGTCGCTCGAAATTTGAAGAAGTCGCTAGCAGTTTAATTACCGCCATAGTAGAACCAATGGCGCAAGCACTTAAAGATGCTGACCTCAAACCTGAAGATATTGACAAAATCATCTTGGTTGGTGGCTCTACGCGTATTCCTGCCGTCCAAAACGCCTTAATCAAATTTTTTAAAGGTAAAGCCCCAGATCGCTCTATTAACCCTGATGAAGCTGTGGCATTAGGTGCAGCTATTCAAGCAGGGGTATTGGGTGGTGAGGTGGATAATCTGCTACTACTAGATGTCACCCCCCTATCTTTAGGGATTGAAACCTTGGGTGAGGTTTTTACCAAAATAATTGAGCGGAACACAACTATTCCCACCAGTAAATCTCAAGTTTTCTCCACTGCCATCGATGGACAAACTTCGGTAGAAATTCATGTCCTCCAAGGTGAGCGGGCAATGGCACGGGATAATAAAAGTCTAGGAAAGTTTCTCCTCACTGGAATTCCTCCTGCTGCCCGTGGTGTCCCTCAAATTGAAGTTGCCTTTGAGATTGATGTTAACGGTATTCTCCAAGTCTCGGCACAAGATAAAGGAACAGGCAGAGAGCAAAGCGTCCGTATTACTAATACTGGTGGCTTAAGCTTGAATGAAGTTGAAAAAATGCGTCAGGAAGCAGAAAAATTTGCTGAGGAAGATAAAAAACGCATTGAATTAGTGGGATTGAGAAATCAGGCTGATAATTTGCTGCTTAGTTATGATTCAACCCTTAGAGATAACGCTAATTTAATTGGTGAACAAATTAAACTACAAGCCGATGAAAAAGCGTCTGCACTGAAAGCTGTGATGGGTGATACCCACATTTCAGTAATTGAATTCCAGCAACATTTAGATAATTTTCAACAAACCTTATTTAGTATTGGGGCTGAAGTTTATAATCGTGCCAATACTCAACCAGGTGAAGTCATTGATTTTAGCAGTAGTTCACTGAACTCGGAAATAGGCGAAATCAATCATCCAAGTATTCCAGCACAATTTAACTTTGATTTTGAGGAGGAAGGTAGCTTGCAAGGTGATTATGAAGTGATTGATTAG
- a CDS encoding GspE/PulE family protein yields the protein MTYSSQQRRSTALATRAEFSPFGNKLVQVGFVDTEQMRQALIESRKSGRPLTEVLESISGRQLSPELLRLYKKQQLFELKILYGVEYLDPEVSPVGDSQVGNLIETLIPVDICRRHRLLPLSRNDAQNPPSVLVAMVDPDNLEASDDLNRILRPQNLALQRMVITQEDYQQIINQYLDELAVKQKHLEKEKFTDINQDLENLADLDLAEAPDDMDVDLGSAMKGAEDAPIISLVNRILAKALSEKVSDIHIEPQEENLRIRFRRDGVLREAFDPLPKKIIPAVTARFKIISNLDIAERRLPQDGRIRRVFEGRKVDFRVNTLPSRYGEKVVLRILDNSSTQLGLDKLITDPETLGIVQDMVSRPFGLILVTGPTGSGKTTSLYSALAERNDPGINISTVEDPIEYSLPGITQVQVIREKGLDFATALRAFLRQDPDVLLVGETRDRETAKTAIEAALTGHLVLTTLHTNDAPGAIARLGEMGVEPFMVSSSLLGVLAQRLVRRVCTDCRIAYNPSTEELARYGLSASQDVDLTFYKANSLTNEQIQQAKANNSLCPTCGGVGYKGRCGVYEVMRVTERLQTLINEEAPTERIKEVAVEDGMKTLLSYSLDLVRQGQTTLEEVERVTYTDTGLEAELKARRKSSLTCRTCSAELKPEWLDCPYCMTPRFQD from the coding sequence ATGACTTACTCGTCACAACAACGACGCAGCACTGCCCTAGCTACCAGAGCAGAATTTTCTCCCTTTGGCAATAAGCTAGTACAAGTTGGCTTTGTCGATACTGAACAAATGCGGCAAGCGCTAATCGAAAGCCGCAAGTCTGGAAGACCCCTAACTGAAGTATTGGAGTCAATTTCTGGACGACAACTCTCACCTGAATTGCTCAGACTTTATAAGAAGCAGCAGCTGTTTGAACTAAAAATACTCTACGGTGTGGAATATCTCGATCCGGAAGTTAGTCCGGTGGGAGATTCACAAGTGGGAAATTTGATTGAGACTCTCATCCCAGTAGATATTTGTCGTCGTCATCGTTTATTGCCTTTGTCGCGTAATGATGCTCAAAATCCACCATCGGTACTTGTGGCAATGGTGGATCCTGATAATTTGGAAGCATCAGATGACCTCAACCGAATTTTGCGACCGCAAAATTTAGCTTTGCAACGGATGGTAATTACTCAAGAAGATTACCAACAAATCATCAATCAATATTTAGATGAACTTGCGGTTAAACAAAAGCATTTAGAGAAAGAAAAATTTACAGATATTAACCAGGACTTGGAAAATCTTGCCGATCTTGATTTGGCAGAGGCTCCAGATGATATGGATGTTGATTTAGGTTCAGCAATGAAAGGGGCTGAAGATGCTCCAATTATTAGCTTGGTGAACCGAATTTTAGCTAAAGCCTTATCTGAGAAAGTTTCGGATATTCATATTGAACCGCAAGAAGAGAATCTTCGCATCCGCTTTCGTCGAGATGGTGTGTTGCGAGAGGCTTTTGACCCATTACCCAAAAAAATTATTCCTGCGGTTACGGCTCGATTTAAAATCATCTCCAATTTAGATATTGCTGAACGACGTTTACCCCAAGATGGTCGCATCCGCCGGGTTTTTGAAGGACGCAAGGTGGATTTCCGGGTAAATACACTACCTAGCCGCTACGGCGAGAAGGTTGTGTTACGGATTTTGGATAACTCCTCAACTCAATTAGGGTTAGATAAATTAATTACTGACCCGGAAACTTTGGGGATTGTTCAGGATATGGTCAGTCGTCCCTTTGGATTGATTTTGGTGACAGGACCGACTGGTTCAGGTAAAACCACATCGCTATATTCGGCATTAGCGGAACGTAATGACCCTGGAATCAATATTAGTACTGTAGAGGATCCAATTGAGTACAGTTTACCGGGGATTACTCAGGTACAGGTAATAAGGGAAAAAGGGCTAGATTTTGCTACGGCATTACGGGCATTCTTACGCCAAGATCCGGATGTGCTACTGGTGGGGGAAACGCGAGATCGGGAAACCGCAAAAACTGCCATCGAAGCGGCATTAACCGGACACTTAGTTTTAACAACGCTACATACCAATGATGCACCAGGTGCGATCGCACGTTTGGGTGAAATGGGTGTTGAACCATTTATGGTCTCTAGCTCCCTACTTGGTGTTTTGGCACAACGTCTTGTTCGTCGTGTCTGTACAGATTGTCGTATTGCTTACAATCCTTCTACTGAAGAATTGGCACGCTATGGTCTATCTGCTTCTCAAGATGTAGATCTGACTTTTTATAAAGCAAATTCCCTCACTAACGAGCAAATTCAACAGGCTAAGGCAAATAATTCACTTTGCCCAACTTGCGGGGGTGTTGGTTACAAAGGACGCTGCGGTGTTTATGAGGTGATGCGGGTAACTGAACGTCTGCAAACTCTAATTAATGAGGAAGCACCCACCGAACGCATCAAGGAAGTTGCGGTTGAAGATGGGATGAAAACTCTACTTTCTTACAGCCTAGATTTGGTACGTCAAGGACAAACAACTTTGGAAGAAGTTGAGCGGGTGACCTATACAGATACTGGTTTAGAAGCAGAACTGAAGGCAAGACGTAAAAGTAGCCTCACTTGTCGAACCTGTAGTGCAGAACTCAAACCAGAATGGCTGGATTGTCCTTACTGTATGACACCGCGTTTTCAGGACTAG
- the tnpB gene encoding IS200/IS605 family element RNA-guided endonuclease TnpB — protein MQKAFKIALIPSHNQEVLINKTIGCARFVYNRFLALRKELYATEQKTLNYNTCSQELTILKKEIEWLKEVDKFALQNSLKNLEAAYKNFFTDLKKSKKKKGVGFPKFKKKYGCKQSYKTNLTNGNIQIIENRLKLPKLGWIKFYKSQEITGKLVNVTVTRTSSGKYIASILCETEIEKYPIGTQNIGLDLGIKSYLVTSEGEVIENPKYYRLQLKKLRKANKKLSRSTKGSSNRVKAKIKLARIYERITNLRDDFLHKLSTRLIKENSIICIEDLRVANMVKNHKLAMSISDASWSKFVVMLEYKAIWHDRIVQKVGTFYPSSQTCNCCGFVNPLVKDLKLREWNCPSCNTHNLRDKNAALNILSEGLRLLTAVGMPEVVKNACGELVSPELFQAEIVEAGIA, from the coding sequence ATGCAGAAAGCGTTTAAAATTGCACTTATTCCTAGCCACAACCAAGAAGTCTTAATTAACAAGACGATAGGTTGTGCTAGATTTGTGTACAACCGTTTTCTGGCATTAAGGAAAGAGTTATATGCAACTGAGCAGAAAACCTTAAACTACAATACTTGTAGCCAAGAGTTAACTATTCTCAAGAAAGAGATTGAATGGTTAAAGGAAGTAGATAAATTTGCTCTGCAAAACTCGCTCAAAAATTTAGAGGCAGCGTACAAAAACTTTTTCACTGACTTGAAGAAGTCTAAAAAGAAGAAAGGTGTCGGCTTCCCCAAATTCAAAAAGAAGTACGGTTGCAAGCAATCTTACAAGACGAATCTTACCAATGGAAACATTCAAATTATAGAGAATCGTTTAAAACTCCCCAAATTAGGATGGATAAAGTTTTATAAATCACAAGAGATTACTGGAAAGCTTGTCAACGTTACCGTTACTCGGACTTCTTCTGGTAAATATATTGCTAGTATCCTCTGTGAAACTGAGATAGAAAAATATCCGATTGGCACCCAAAATATTGGTTTAGACTTGGGGATTAAATCTTATCTGGTTACTAGCGAAGGTGAAGTTATAGAAAATCCTAAATATTATCGACTTCAATTAAAGAAGTTACGCAAAGCAAATAAAAAGTTATCCCGTAGTACAAAAGGTAGTAGCAATAGAGTCAAAGCGAAAATCAAGCTGGCTCGAATCTACGAACGGATTACCAATTTGAGAGATGACTTTCTGCACAAGTTGTCAACTCGCCTAATCAAGGAAAACAGTATTATCTGTATTGAAGATTTACGAGTTGCTAACATGGTTAAAAACCACAAGTTGGCAATGAGTATTTCAGATGCTAGCTGGTCTAAATTTGTTGTCATGCTTGAATATAAAGCTATTTGGCATGACAGGATTGTGCAAAAAGTTGGTACATTTTACCCCTCATCTCAGACTTGCAACTGTTGTGGTTTTGTAAACCCACTAGTTAAGGATTTAAAGTTGCGTGAATGGAATTGTCCTAGTTGCAATACTCATAATTTGAGAGATAAAAACGCAGCACTTAATATATTAAGTGAGGGTTTGAGATTATTAACCGCCGTCGGTATGCCGGAGGTTGTAAAAAACGCCTGTGGAGAACTTGTAAGTCCTGAATTATTTCAGGCAGAGATCGTTGAAGCAGGAATCGCGTGA
- the rsgA gene encoding small ribosomal subunit biogenesis GTPase RsgA yields MTVGELVGTVLAVQANYYRVQFDVEGHKLGVQSANDTVATTLLCTRRTRLKKIGQQVMVGDRVIVEEPDWTGNSGAIAEVLPRSSTLDRPAIANVNQILLVFAVADPPLEPYQLSRFLTKAESTYVDVKLCFNKCDLISSDEQSEIAERIGNWGYKPIFFSVYKSINLLSLAECLNGKTTVLAGASGVGKSSLINTLIPNAHLRVGEVSGKLSRGRHTTRHVELFELPNGGLLADTPGFNQPDLDCLPEELIHYFPEARVRLASGNCRFGDCLHRDEPDCVVRGDWERYEHYLEFVEEAMLRQTHLHQQTDPESTLKVKNTGKGESRYEPKLDSKKYRQKSRRTQLQELQQIYDEGEED; encoded by the coding sequence ATGACAGTAGGAGAATTAGTTGGTACGGTGCTAGCTGTACAAGCCAATTATTATCGGGTGCAGTTTGATGTTGAAGGTCATAAGTTAGGGGTACAGAGTGCAAATGATACAGTTGCCACGACTTTGCTCTGTACCCGTCGCACCCGCTTAAAGAAAATTGGTCAACAGGTGATGGTAGGCGATCGCGTGATTGTTGAAGAGCCTGATTGGACGGGAAATAGTGGGGCAATTGCCGAAGTTTTACCACGTAGTAGTACTTTGGATCGACCTGCGATCGCTAATGTTAACCAAATCCTCTTAGTTTTCGCAGTGGCTGATCCTCCTTTGGAACCATACCAACTCAGCCGCTTTTTAACTAAGGCGGAATCTACTTACGTAGATGTAAAGCTATGTTTTAATAAGTGTGATTTGATTTCCAGTGATGAACAGTCGGAAATAGCTGAAAGAATCGGAAATTGGGGCTATAAACCAATATTTTTTAGTGTATATAAAAGTATAAATTTGCTGAGTTTGGCAGAATGCTTGAATGGTAAAACTACCGTCCTTGCTGGTGCTTCTGGTGTTGGTAAATCCAGTTTAATTAATACGTTGATTCCCAATGCTCATCTCCGTGTTGGTGAGGTTTCTGGGAAGCTATCGAGGGGACGACATACAACCCGCCATGTAGAGTTATTTGAACTGCCTAATGGTGGATTATTGGCTGATACTCCAGGTTTTAATCAACCGGATTTAGATTGTCTTCCTGAAGAATTAATTCACTATTTTCCTGAAGCGAGGGTAAGGTTAGCATCGGGAAATTGTCGCTTTGGTGATTGTTTACATCGTGATGAACCTGATTGTGTTGTGCGTGGTGATTGGGAACGTTACGAGCATTATTTAGAGTTTGTCGAAGAAGCGATGCTGCGTCAAACTCATTTGCATCAACAAACTGATCCGGAATCGACTTTGAAGGTGAAAAACACCGGTAAAGGTGAAAGTCGCTATGAACCTAAGTTAGATAGTAAGAAATATCGTCAGAAGTCTCGCCGAACTCAGTTGCAGGAGTTGCAGCAAATATACGATGAGGGGGAGGAGGATTAA
- a CDS encoding sulfurtransferase TusA family protein — protein sequence MNVSSPPTPDAQLDLRGTPCPLNFVRTKLSLEKMPPGSLLEVWLDVGEPIEQVPDSLTMAGYKVEQISDRVDYFSLFVRRPEQTS from the coding sequence ATGAATGTATCTTCCCCCCCGACTCCCGATGCTCAATTGGATTTACGCGGTACACCCTGTCCGCTAAATTTCGTGAGAACTAAGTTAAGTTTAGAGAAAATGCCTCCAGGTAGTTTGCTGGAGGTTTGGTTGGATGTTGGTGAACCGATTGAACAGGTTCCCGATAGTTTGACTATGGCGGGTTACAAGGTTGAACAAATCAGCGATCGCGTTGACTATTTTTCCCTGTTTGTTCGTCGTCCGGAACAGACTTCATGA
- the grpE gene encoding nucleotide exchange factor GrpE encodes MNTDSLDQINANEPSSEANETTANVSTTMPNSDSGVEQATTVSNSQLDQQIESLKNQVEERSNQYMRIAADFENYRKRTQKEKEDLEVQIRRNTIMELLPIVDNFERARAQIKPQNDGEMGIHKSYQGVYKQLVDSLKRLGVSPMRPEGEMFDPNLHEAVMREPTDEYPEGTVLEELVRGYNLGDRVLRHAMVKVAAPKEDVPASEDSQPGSTEG; translated from the coding sequence ATGAATACTGACTCTCTAGACCAAATCAATGCTAATGAGCCTAGTAGTGAGGCAAATGAAACAACAGCCAATGTATCTACAACTATGCCCAACTCCGATAGTGGTGTAGAGCAAGCAACTACTGTTTCTAATTCACAATTGGATCAGCAAATAGAATCTCTCAAAAACCAGGTGGAAGAACGTAGTAATCAATACATGCGGATTGCCGCCGATTTTGAGAACTATCGTAAGCGCACTCAGAAGGAGAAAGAAGACCTGGAAGTGCAAATTAGACGCAATACCATTATGGAATTGCTGCCAATAGTGGATAACTTTGAGCGAGCGCGCGCCCAAATTAAACCCCAAAATGATGGAGAAATGGGCATTCACAAAAGTTATCAAGGTGTCTACAAACAACTGGTAGATTCCTTAAAACGTTTGGGTGTTTCCCCTATGCGTCCCGAAGGTGAGATGTTTGATCCAAACCTTCACGAAGCAGTAATGCGCGAACCTACGGATGAATATCCGGAGGGAACAGTGTTAGAAGAGTTAGTACGCGGATATAATTTGGGCGATCGCGTGCTGCGTCATGCAATGGTCAAAGTAGCTGCACCAAAGGAAGATGTACCTGCTTCCGAAGACAGTCAGCCCGGTTCAACCGAGGGTTAA
- the dnaJ gene encoding molecular chaperone DnaJ, whose product MARDYYEILGVSRDADKEEIKSAYRRLARKYHPDVNKEAGAEERFKEINRAYEVLSEPEIRQRYDRFGEAGVSGAASAGGGFQDMGDMGGFADIFESIFSGFAGSPGAGSTQRRRSGPVRGDDLQLDLKLDFREAVFGGDKQIRIAHLETCEVCSGSGAKPGTRPRTCSTCGGTGQVRRVTRTPFGSFTQVSTCPTCNGNGMVVEEKCDACGGKGTNQVAKQLKITIPAGVYDGLRLRIPGEGDAGQRSGPAGDLYVQLSVNQDSEFRREDLNILSSITVSYLQAVLGCRLQVNTVDGLEELTIPAGTQPNTVLRLENRGVPRLGNPVSRGDHLITVLIDIPTKVTPEERELLEKLAKIKGDRTGKGGLEGFLGNFFQQR is encoded by the coding sequence ATGGCTCGTGATTATTATGAAATTCTGGGTGTCTCTCGTGACGCCGACAAGGAAGAAATTAAAAGTGCTTACCGCCGTCTAGCCCGAAAGTATCACCCAGATGTGAACAAAGAGGCAGGGGCAGAGGAACGCTTTAAAGAGATTAATCGTGCCTATGAGGTACTTTCCGAGCCAGAGATTAGGCAGCGCTATGACCGTTTTGGTGAAGCTGGTGTGTCAGGTGCTGCTAGTGCTGGCGGCGGCTTCCAAGATATGGGCGACATGGGTGGCTTTGCCGATATTTTTGAAAGTATTTTTAGCGGCTTTGCAGGTTCTCCCGGAGCCGGCTCTACCCAACGACGACGCAGTGGTCCGGTGCGCGGAGACGATCTGCAGTTGGACTTGAAGCTTGATTTCCGTGAAGCTGTATTTGGTGGTGACAAACAAATCCGCATTGCCCATTTAGAAACCTGCGAAGTTTGTAGCGGTTCTGGTGCTAAACCGGGAACTCGTCCCCGGACTTGTTCCACTTGCGGTGGTACAGGTCAAGTTCGCCGCGTAACCCGAACTCCCTTTGGTAGTTTCACTCAAGTTTCCACCTGTCCCACCTGTAACGGTAATGGCATGGTGGTGGAAGAGAAATGTGATGCTTGTGGTGGTAAGGGTACTAATCAGGTTGCCAAGCAATTAAAAATCACGATTCCGGCTGGAGTATATGACGGTTTGCGCTTGCGGATTCCTGGGGAAGGTGATGCAGGTCAGCGCAGTGGTCCAGCGGGGGATTTGTATGTACAGCTATCTGTAAATCAAGATAGTGAGTTTCGGCGCGAAGATTTAAATATTCTTTCCAGCATTACCGTTAGTTATCTTCAGGCAGTATTGGGTTGCCGCTTGCAGGTGAATACTGTTGATGGTTTGGAAGAATTGACGATTCCAGCAGGAACTCAACCAAATACTGTTTTGCGCTTGGAAAATCGAGGTGTTCCCCGCTTGGGTAATCCTGTGAGTCGAGGCGACCATTTAATTACTGTGTTAATTGATATCCCGACAAAAGTTACTCCTGAAGAGAGAGAACTACTGGAAAAACTCGCTAAAATTAAGGGAGATCGCACTGGCAAAGGTGGTCTTGAAGGTTTTTTGGGAAATTTTTTCCAACAACGATGA
- a CDS encoding type IV pilus twitching motility protein PilT: MEMMIEDLMEQMIEMGGSDMHLSAGLPPYFRISGKLTPIGSDPLTPDQCQRLIFSMLNNGQRKTLEQTWELDCSYGVKGLARFRVNVYKERGTYACCLRALSSKIPNFDKLGLPDVVREMSEKPRGLILVTGPTGSGKTTTLAAMIDLINRTRAEHILTVEDPIEFVYEPVKSLIHQRQLNEDTKSFANALKAALREDPDIILVGEMRDLETISLAISAAETGHLVFGTLHTSSASQTVDRIIDVFPHERQTQVRVQLSNSLVAVFSQTLVPKKSPKPGEFGRIMAQEIMVVTPAISNLIREGKTSQIYSAIQTGGKLGMKTLETILADLYKAGTISFEAAMSKTSKPDEVQRLIGGVPPAAAKAAGATRAH, encoded by the coding sequence ATGGAGATGATGATCGAAGATTTGATGGAGCAGATGATTGAAATGGGTGGTTCAGATATGCACCTATCTGCTGGTTTACCTCCCTATTTCCGTATTAGTGGTAAACTCACCCCCATCGGTTCCGATCCTTTGACCCCTGACCAGTGTCAAAGGCTGATTTTTAGTATGTTGAATAATGGTCAGCGCAAAACTTTGGAACAGACTTGGGAATTAGATTGCTCCTATGGTGTCAAAGGGCTAGCACGTTTTCGTGTCAATGTCTATAAAGAGCGTGGTACCTATGCTTGTTGTTTACGTGCTTTGAGTTCCAAAATCCCCAACTTTGATAAATTGGGTCTACCTGATGTTGTTCGGGAAATGTCAGAAAAACCTAGAGGTTTAATCTTAGTTACAGGTCCAACTGGTTCTGGTAAAACCACTACCTTGGCAGCAATGATTGACTTGATTAATCGCACCCGTGCAGAACATATCCTCACAGTTGAAGACCCCATTGAGTTTGTTTACGAACCTGTTAAAAGTCTGATTCACCAACGTCAATTGAATGAAGATACCAAGAGTTTTGCCAATGCCTTAAAAGCAGCTTTGCGAGAAGATCCAGATATTATTCTGGTGGGTGAAATGCGGGATTTGGAAACAATTTCTTTGGCAATTTCGGCAGCAGAAACTGGGCACTTAGTATTTGGTACACTTCACACTAGTTCAGCATCACAAACTGTTGACCGGATTATTGATGTGTTTCCCCACGAAAGACAAACTCAAGTCAGGGTACAGTTATCTAACTCACTAGTTGCAGTATTTAGCCAAACTTTAGTTCCGAAGAAAAGCCCTAAGCCTGGTGAATTTGGTCGAATTATGGCACAGGAAATTATGGTTGTAACTCCTGCTATTTCTAACTTAATTCGTGAAGGTAAAACATCCCAAATTTACTCGGCAATTCAGACTGGAGGTAAGTTAGGAATGAAAACTTTGGAAACAATATTAGCTGACTTATATAAAGCCGGTACTATTTCCTTTGAAGCTGCAATGTCCAAAACTTCCAAACCAGATGAAGTTCAACGTCTAATTGGTGGTGTTCCTCCAGCAGCTGCAAAAGCTGCTGGTGCAACAAGAGCACATTAA